One window from the genome of Sphaerotilus microaerophilus encodes:
- a CDS encoding carboxypeptidase regulatory-like domain-containing protein, which yields MFAWFKYLLWLPLWLALSLVGCGGGEGGQESSDGRPTITTQPAAQTVNEGSSATFTVVAAGNATLSYQWTRGGVAIAGATSATYATPATGAADEGATFAVIVTNSLGSVTSQAASLHVTLMPRGTVAGEVRTTDGAVLQGATVTAGAVSATTNSAGRYTMSVPVGERVLVSFSATGHAGTQRPAAVTASSSTTVNAQLIPVGASQAVNVAAGGVVTVPSSTAQVTFPANALVREDGAASAASVTVAVTPIDPSLDVNRMPGDYTTMVGSTATPIESFGAISVDIRDAGGARYNLASGRSATIRIPLSTRTPSSSTPTSIPLFYYNESTGRWVQEGTATLRGTAPNQYYEGTVTHFSVWNADQVIETVYLNGCVRNAANQPVANALVATDGINYSGTSTATSAADGTFRVAVKRNSQLTVTALANNLLTNTLSATSGSSDSTLPSCLVLSETAASLNIRLTWGELPSDVDSHIYLPSGSHIYYGSTGSLLSPTFANLDVDDTTGYGPEVVTVSKLMVGTYRYFLRNYSGTFNPGMTASPVRVELNLNGAQRVFVPGSGEGTSNYYWHAFDLMVAADCSVTITPVNTWSASQPAQPTQPSTLTYCSAP from the coding sequence ATGTTTGCATGGTTCAAGTACCTGCTGTGGCTGCCCTTGTGGTTGGCGTTGTCCCTGGTGGGATGCGGCGGCGGAGAGGGGGGCCAAGAATCGTCCGATGGCCGTCCAACGATCACCACCCAACCGGCGGCGCAAACGGTGAACGAGGGTAGTTCCGCGACCTTCACGGTGGTGGCGGCTGGCAATGCGACGCTCTCCTATCAGTGGACGCGAGGCGGCGTTGCCATAGCCGGTGCCACGTCAGCCACGTACGCGACCCCGGCGACGGGCGCTGCCGACGAGGGAGCAACGTTCGCGGTCATCGTCACCAACTCGCTGGGCTCCGTCACCAGCCAGGCGGCGAGCCTGCATGTGACGCTGATGCCGCGGGGAACGGTGGCCGGTGAGGTTCGTACAACCGACGGTGCCGTGTTGCAGGGGGCCACTGTCACCGCTGGCGCAGTCAGTGCCACGACGAACTCGGCAGGTCGCTACACCATGTCCGTCCCTGTGGGCGAGCGAGTGCTGGTGAGTTTCAGCGCCACGGGCCATGCGGGAACCCAGCGTCCGGCAGCCGTGACTGCGTCGAGCAGCACGACGGTGAACGCCCAGTTGATCCCGGTGGGCGCGTCTCAGGCAGTCAATGTGGCTGCCGGAGGAGTCGTCACGGTGCCGAGTTCCACGGCGCAGGTGACCTTTCCTGCCAACGCGCTTGTACGTGAAGACGGCGCTGCGTCAGCGGCTTCTGTGACCGTGGCCGTGACGCCGATCGATCCGTCGCTGGATGTCAACCGCATGCCCGGTGACTACACCACCATGGTGGGAAGCACGGCCACGCCGATCGAAAGCTTTGGCGCTATCTCCGTGGACATCCGTGACGCCGGGGGCGCGCGTTACAACCTGGCCTCGGGCCGCAGTGCGACGATCCGCATCCCGTTGAGCACCCGCACGCCGTCGTCGTCGACCCCGACCTCTATTCCGCTGTTCTATTACAACGAGAGCACGGGCCGCTGGGTGCAGGAAGGCACGGCCACCCTGCGGGGTACGGCGCCCAACCAGTACTACGAGGGCACGGTCACGCACTTCAGTGTCTGGAACGCCGATCAGGTGATTGAGACGGTGTACCTGAACGGCTGTGTGCGCAATGCGGCCAATCAGCCGGTGGCCAATGCCTTGGTCGCCACGGATGGCATCAACTACAGCGGCACTTCCACCGCGACCTCGGCAGCTGACGGCACCTTCCGCGTTGCGGTCAAGCGCAACTCGCAGTTGACCGTCACCGCGTTGGCGAACAACCTGTTGACCAATACGCTGTCGGCCACGTCAGGGAGTTCGGATTCCACGCTGCCCAGTTGCCTGGTGCTGTCGGAAACTGCGGCCAGCCTCAACATCCGGCTCACATGGGGTGAACTTCCGAGTGATGTGGATTCCCACATCTACCTGCCCAGCGGCAGCCACATTTACTACGGCTCCACGGGCAGCCTGCTCTCGCCGACGTTTGCCAATCTGGATGTCGACGACACCACCGGATACGGTCCGGAGGTGGTGACCGTGTCGAAGCTGATGGTCGGGACGTATCGCTACTTCCTGCGCAACTACAGCGGTACCTTCAATCCCGGTATGACCGCCTCGCCGGTTCGCGTTGAATTGAACCTGAACGGAGCTCAGCGGGTCTTCGTGCCCGGCAGCGGTGAAGGCACCAGCAACTACTACTGGCACGCCTTCGACCTGATGGTGGCGGCCGACTGCTCCGTGACCATCACCCCGGTCAATACCTGGTCGGCCTCGCAGCCTGCCCAGCCAACCCAGCCGTCGACGCTGACTTACTGCAGCGCACCGTGA
- the serB gene encoding phosphoserine phosphatase SerB: protein MTPIEFAPGLVIRGFTPPLRLADFGLIAFDMDSTLINIECVDEIADAAGRKAEVAAITAAAMRGEIADYKESLRQRVALLAGVPATALEEVYNRRLQLNPGAEALVHACREAGLKTLLVSGGFTFFTDRICERLGIDFSRSNQLEIVDDLLTGRMVDQGWGDICDGEEKRRMLLDTCAELGIEPREAIAMGDGANDLPMMGVAGLSVAHHAKPRVREHAMVAIDEGGLDRLLEVLR, encoded by the coding sequence ATGACTCCCATCGAATTCGCGCCCGGCCTCGTCATCCGCGGCTTCACCCCTCCCCTGCGCCTGGCCGACTTCGGGCTGATCGCGTTCGACATGGATTCGACGCTGATCAACATCGAGTGCGTTGACGAGATCGCCGACGCCGCTGGCCGCAAGGCCGAGGTGGCAGCCATCACGGCTGCGGCGATGCGCGGCGAAATTGCCGACTACAAGGAAAGCCTGCGCCAGCGCGTGGCGCTGCTGGCCGGTGTGCCGGCCACGGCGCTGGAGGAGGTCTACAACCGGCGCCTGCAGCTCAACCCAGGCGCCGAGGCGCTGGTGCACGCCTGCCGGGAGGCCGGGCTGAAGACCTTGCTGGTCTCGGGCGGCTTCACCTTCTTCACCGACCGGATCTGCGAGCGCCTGGGCATCGACTTCAGCCGCAGCAACCAGCTGGAAATCGTCGATGACCTGCTCACCGGCCGCATGGTCGACCAGGGCTGGGGCGACATCTGCGATGGCGAGGAGAAGCGTCGCATGCTGCTGGACACCTGCGCGGAACTGGGCATCGAGCCGCGCGAGGCCATCGCGATGGGCGACGGCGCCAACGACCTGCCGATGATGGGCGTGGCCGGGCTGTCGGTGGCGCACCACGCCAAGCCGCGCGTGCGGGAGCACGCGATGGTGGCGATCGACGAGGGCGGCCTGGACCGCCTGCTCGAAGTCCTGCGCTGA
- a CDS encoding IS630 family transposase, producing MEQQWNRMQGVKMMREGFAAADVARLFGVTSRAVYKWVAAFSEGGQNALAAKSGAGRPLKLNEEQLRWIADTVRDNTPDQLKFEFGLWTLSMIGALIERQFGMKLSLPTLSKAMRLLGFTTQRPVHRAYEQDPVLVSQWWASDWPQLQATAKVLGAQILFADEAGMRSDYHAGTTWAPQGQTPVVRSTGKRVSVQMISAVSANGQLHFMLHEGRTTAEVFVKFLRQLMTDRTQKVILVVDGHSIHKAGIVQEYVNSTDGLLRLHYLPPYSPQLNPDEQVWKNVKERVSKQKPTDKASLRSLIERALLRLQDLPALVSGFFRHPDCPYIL from the coding sequence ATGGAGCAGCAGTGGAATCGAATGCAGGGTGTCAAGATGATGCGGGAAGGGTTTGCTGCGGCGGATGTGGCGCGTTTGTTCGGCGTGACGAGTCGTGCCGTCTACAAATGGGTCGCCGCCTTCAGTGAGGGCGGGCAAAATGCGCTGGCAGCCAAAAGCGGAGCCGGGCGCCCGCTCAAACTCAATGAAGAGCAACTTCGGTGGATTGCCGATACGGTTCGTGACAACACGCCCGACCAACTGAAGTTCGAGTTCGGGCTGTGGACACTTTCCATGATTGGCGCACTCATCGAGCGCCAGTTCGGCATGAAATTGAGCCTGCCTACGCTGAGCAAGGCGATGCGCCTGCTGGGCTTCACTACGCAGCGTCCGGTGCATCGCGCCTATGAACAAGACCCCGTGCTGGTGTCGCAATGGTGGGCGTCTGACTGGCCGCAGCTCCAGGCCACCGCCAAGGTGCTGGGTGCACAGATCCTGTTCGCTGACGAGGCTGGCATGCGCTCGGACTACCACGCCGGTACCACGTGGGCACCCCAGGGACAAACACCTGTGGTGCGCTCGACGGGCAAGCGTGTGTCGGTGCAGATGATTTCTGCGGTCAGTGCCAATGGACAACTGCATTTCATGCTCCACGAGGGACGCACAACGGCCGAGGTCTTCGTGAAGTTCCTGCGCCAATTGATGACCGACCGGACTCAGAAGGTCATTCTCGTCGTCGATGGTCACAGTATTCACAAAGCCGGAATTGTTCAAGAATATGTCAATTCAACCGATGGACTGCTTCGACTCCACTACCTGCCGCCATACTCTCCACAACTCAACCCTGACGAGCAGGTCTGGAAGAACGTCAAGGAGCGAGTATCAAAGCAAAAGCCGACAGACAAAGCCAGCCTGCGCAGTTTGATCGAGCGGGCGCTACTGCGACTACAAGATCTGCCTGCTCTGGTTTCAGGATTTTTTCGCCATCCAGATTGCCCCTACATTTTGTGA
- a CDS encoding IS701 family transposase: MKPTSRDYCQFLISTQINYTQTYFADHHQRFSHDAINRYLQAANISPADVWNLARRNIEFDDDACLVFDDSVLDKNHSHKIELVRKQYSGNAHGLIKGIGVVNCLYVNIKTGHYWIIDWRIYAPDEDGKSKLDHVQEMFDNAMAHKKLPFRTVLMDSWYATMDLMKHIHRAGKHFYCPLKSNRKVDDSQGQQPYKAVSTLQWSAQEHVHGKHVKLFKFPSDIKLKLFRVVVDTNRTDWVVTNDLSQDSTDDTHEMCAVRWKIEQYHREIKQVLGIEKCQCRMARSQKNHIACAILAWVHLCETAKALKTNIYSLKKGILSEFLKKELRSPTIRMAPI, translated from the coding sequence ATGAAACCCACGAGCCGAGACTACTGCCAATTTCTGATATCCACACAAATCAACTACACGCAGACCTATTTTGCGGATCACCATCAGAGGTTTTCTCATGACGCCATAAATCGCTACTTGCAGGCTGCCAATATCAGCCCGGCCGATGTCTGGAATCTGGCCCGACGAAACATCGAATTTGACGACGATGCCTGCCTGGTTTTCGATGACAGCGTTCTGGACAAGAACCACTCGCACAAAATCGAGCTGGTGCGCAAACAGTACAGCGGCAACGCCCACGGCCTGATCAAGGGCATTGGGGTGGTCAACTGCCTGTACGTGAACATCAAGACCGGCCACTACTGGATCATCGACTGGCGCATCTATGCGCCTGACGAAGACGGCAAGTCCAAGCTGGATCATGTCCAGGAGATGTTCGACAATGCCATGGCGCACAAGAAGCTGCCCTTTCGCACCGTGCTGATGGACTCCTGGTACGCCACCATGGATCTGATGAAGCACATCCACCGGGCGGGCAAGCACTTCTACTGCCCGCTCAAGAGCAATCGCAAGGTTGACGACAGCCAAGGCCAGCAGCCCTACAAGGCGGTCAGTACGCTGCAGTGGAGTGCCCAAGAACATGTGCATGGCAAACACGTCAAACTGTTCAAGTTTCCCAGTGACATCAAGCTGAAACTGTTCCGGGTTGTGGTTGATACCAATCGCACGGACTGGGTTGTGACAAACGACCTATCTCAAGATTCGACGGACGATACGCATGAGATGTGTGCCGTGCGCTGGAAGATTGAGCAGTACCACAGGGAGATCAAGCAGGTTCTTGGCATCGAAAAATGTCAGTGCAGAATGGCCCGGTCACAGAAGAATCACATCGCCTGCGCGATATTGGCCTGGGTCCACCTCTGCGAGACGGCCAAAGCGCTGAAGACAAACATCTACAGCCTGAAGAAGGGAATCCTCTCGGAATTCCTCAAGAAGGAACTTCGGTCACCAACCATTCGCATGGCACCCATCTGA
- the ispD gene encoding 2-C-methyl-D-erythritol 4-phosphate cytidylyltransferase, translated as MNIAIGLEPRCFALVPCAGVGVRAGVGGPKQYHPLAGRAVVAHTLAALRQVRRLSATLVVLSPDDDRFEAVVPEHLGEQAWVARCGGASRAETVANGLAALAARGVQPHDWVLVHDAARCLLQPAWVDRLIDACQDDEVGGLLALPVADTLKQEVDGRAVATVPRAGKWAAQTPQMFRLGLLRPALVSAGEAVTDEASAVEALGHAPRLVRGDTLNLKVTWPEDFRLAERLLHTATMA; from the coding sequence ATGAACATCGCCATCGGCCTCGAACCCCGTTGCTTTGCCCTCGTGCCCTGCGCAGGCGTGGGTGTGCGTGCTGGTGTGGGTGGGCCCAAGCAGTACCACCCGCTGGCGGGTCGGGCGGTGGTGGCGCACACGCTGGCGGCGCTGCGCCAGGTCCGCCGCCTGAGTGCGACGCTGGTGGTGCTGTCACCGGACGATGATCGCTTCGAGGCCGTTGTCCCCGAGCACCTTGGCGAGCAGGCCTGGGTGGCGCGCTGCGGCGGTGCCAGCCGGGCCGAGACGGTGGCCAACGGGCTCGCGGCGCTGGCCGCGCGCGGCGTGCAGCCGCACGACTGGGTGCTGGTGCACGATGCGGCGCGCTGCCTGCTGCAGCCGGCCTGGGTGGACCGGCTGATCGACGCCTGCCAGGATGACGAGGTGGGCGGACTGCTCGCCCTGCCAGTGGCCGACACGCTCAAGCAGGAGGTCGACGGCCGCGCCGTCGCCACCGTGCCGCGCGCGGGCAAGTGGGCGGCGCAGACGCCGCAGATGTTCCGCCTCGGCCTGCTGCGCCCGGCGCTGGTCAGCGCTGGCGAGGCAGTGACCGACGAGGCCAGCGCGGTCGAGGCCCTGGGACATGCGCCGCGGCTGGTGCGCGGTGACACGCTGAACCTGAAGGTGACCTGGCCGGAGGACTTCCGGCTGGCCGAACGGTTGTTGCACACGGCCACGATGGCCTGA
- the rraA gene encoding ribonuclease E activity regulator RraA: MSAAAPAHPVPATCDLCDRHKASTDGTFRVLPPVFREFGGRAAFAGRVFTVKCFEDNTSVKALLEGPGEGRVLVVDGAGSLRRALVGGNIGAAAARNGWAGVVVDGCVRDVAELAACDVGIRALAAMPLPTDRRQAGLVDVPVQVQGVWVRPGDWLCADADGIVILPQPAQ; encoded by the coding sequence ATGAGCGCTGCCGCCCCCGCCCACCCCGTGCCCGCCACCTGCGACCTGTGCGATCGGCACAAGGCCAGTACCGACGGCACCTTCCGCGTCCTGCCGCCGGTGTTCCGCGAATTTGGTGGCCGTGCGGCCTTCGCGGGTCGGGTGTTCACCGTCAAGTGTTTCGAGGACAACACCTCGGTGAAGGCGCTGCTGGAAGGCCCTGGCGAGGGCCGGGTGCTGGTGGTCGATGGTGCCGGTTCGCTGCGCCGCGCCCTGGTCGGCGGCAACATCGGCGCGGCAGCCGCGCGCAACGGCTGGGCCGGTGTGGTGGTGGACGGCTGCGTGCGTGACGTGGCCGAGCTGGCCGCCTGCGACGTGGGCATCCGCGCCCTGGCGGCAATGCCGCTGCCCACCGACCGCCGGCAGGCCGGGCTGGTCGATGTGCCGGTGCAGGTGCAGGGCGTGTGGGTGCGCCCGGGCGACTGGCTGTGCGCCGATGCCGACGGCATCGTCATCCTGCCCCAGCCGGCGCAATGA
- a CDS encoding DUF4405 domain-containing protein → MNVNREWVTPITMGAFALMAVTGVLMFFGLRPGLIVPAHEWLSWAFLIGVVGHVTANFLGFKRHLNSRRALMIVGGFVAVLVLAMAAAKFIPKKAEKEPGWATPVRALATAPLPVLAQVARVSNDELKSRIQAAGVTAPVSDTTTVADLAGADYEQQKNLLRKVLGSQQAASGDKEEHKP, encoded by the coding sequence ATGAATGTGAATCGTGAATGGGTGACTCCGATCACCATGGGGGCCTTCGCACTGATGGCCGTGACGGGCGTGCTGATGTTCTTCGGGCTGCGGCCAGGCTTGATCGTGCCTGCGCACGAGTGGCTGAGCTGGGCCTTCCTGATCGGCGTCGTGGGCCACGTGACCGCCAACTTCCTGGGCTTCAAGCGCCACCTGAACTCGCGCCGCGCGCTGATGATCGTGGGCGGCTTCGTGGCGGTGCTCGTCCTGGCAATGGCCGCGGCGAAGTTCATCCCCAAGAAGGCTGAGAAGGAGCCCGGTTGGGCCACGCCGGTGCGTGCGTTGGCGACGGCGCCGCTGCCGGTGCTGGCCCAGGTGGCCCGGGTCAGCAACGATGAGTTGAAGTCCCGCATCCAGGCCGCGGGTGTCACGGCCCCGGTGAGCGACACGACGACGGTCGCCGACCTCGCCGGCGCGGACTACGAGCAGCAGAAGAACCTGCTGCGCAAGGTGCTGGGTTCCCAGCAGGCCGCCTCCGGTGACAAGGAAGAGCACAAGCCCTGA
- a CDS encoding HDOD domain-containing protein, translated as MPAPAATSSVSAFAASYANALDPALLAGLVKDIGIPPRPDLLERLHAELSSERPRLDALVQVATSDVAVSAALVKIANAPWLGLPQPIGTVRIAFERLGACRCLAILSALVLRRVLPCQGPSLERFWDVAQRRSIAIAWLARQHGQVEPDLAHSFGLFCDIGIPVLLQRFEQPSYRVTLAEANLGHRPFTEVEQGRHGTHHALVGASMAGSWGLSDEIVQAVALHHDYRCLGSSVVPQRVQVLVALALLAERIIQRHHGLNRHAEWQRGGMAALLALELTPHQAESWADEVQAQLELCF; from the coding sequence ATGCCCGCGCCCGCCGCCACCTCGTCTGTCTCTGCCTTCGCCGCTTCTTACGCCAACGCCCTGGACCCGGCCCTGCTGGCCGGGCTGGTGAAGGACATCGGCATCCCGCCTCGCCCGGATCTGCTGGAGCGCCTGCATGCGGAGCTGAGCAGCGAGCGCCCTCGGTTGGACGCGCTGGTGCAGGTGGCCACCTCCGACGTGGCCGTCTCGGCGGCGCTGGTCAAGATCGCCAACGCGCCCTGGCTGGGGCTGCCGCAGCCCATCGGCACGGTGCGCATCGCCTTCGAGCGCCTGGGCGCCTGCCGTTGCCTCGCCATCCTCAGCGCGCTGGTGCTGCGCCGCGTGCTGCCCTGCCAGGGGCCGTCGCTGGAGCGCTTCTGGGATGTGGCGCAGCGCCGCAGCATCGCGATCGCCTGGCTGGCACGCCAGCATGGCCAGGTCGAGCCGGACCTGGCGCACAGCTTCGGCCTGTTCTGCGACATCGGCATCCCGGTGCTGCTGCAGCGTTTCGAGCAGCCCAGCTACCGCGTCACGCTGGCCGAGGCCAACCTGGGCCACCGGCCCTTCACCGAGGTGGAGCAGGGTCGGCACGGCACGCACCATGCGCTGGTGGGGGCCTCGATGGCGGGCTCCTGGGGACTCAGCGATGAGATCGTGCAGGCCGTCGCGCTGCACCACGACTACCGCTGCCTGGGCAGCAGCGTGGTGCCGCAGCGCGTGCAGGTGCTGGTGGCGCTGGCGCTGCTGGCCGAGCGCATCATCCAGCGCCACCATGGGCTGAATCGCCACGCCGAGTGGCAGCGCGGCGGCATGGCCGCCCTGCTGGCGCTGGAGTTGACGCCGCACCAGGCCGAGTCCTGGGCCGACGAGGTGCAGGCCCAGCTGGAGTTGTGTTTTTGA
- the mfd gene encoding transcription-repair coupling factor, translating to MQLPSIAPGKRYTVPRPIGSADALLLARFAQARRAEQRLLAVVCAEPADAQRLPDELAFFAPELRVAVFPDWETLAYDSFSPHQDLISERLATLWRVLQGPQRGEVDVVLLPATTALTRLAPPGFMAGYTFHFKQKQQLDEAALKRQLTLAGYQHVGQVVSPGEYAVRGGLIDLYPMGSPVPYRVDLFDNEIDSIRVFDPDSQRSLYPVPEVRLLPGREFPMDDAARTAFRARWRERMDGDPTRSRIYKDMAAGVATAGIEYYLPLFFDETATFFDYLGETAALALHGEVDEALNRFWGETRERHKFLQHDPERPVLPPEAIYLRPEDFYARCNRHAQLSIRGSEPVGHGNEAAAAASWARPLPDLSVQRGGTDPLKRLEDHLVRIGQRGATGGTAEGQAPTRVLLLAESAGRRESLLELLRDHRLEPPAVDSLAAFLAGDHAYAIATAPLAAGFFWTDAAPGFGIQFVTETELFDATPTARRRRKQEATSDVDALIKDLSELKIGDPVVHANHGIGRYRGLVNIELGPDGSSEFLHLEYADKATLYVPVSQLQLISRYTGVSAEEAPLHKLGSGQWEKAKRKAAEQVRDAAAELLNLYARRAAREGFAFRYSPQDYEAFAASFGFEETSDQAAAIHAVIQDMISPRPMDRLVCGDVGFGKTEVALRAAFVAVTGGKQVAVLAPTTLLAEQHCQTFADRFAQWPVKVAEMSRFRSPKEIKTAMEGLAAGTVDIVVGTHKLLSADTKFKNLGLLIIDEEHRFGVRHKEQMKALRAEVDVLTLTATPIPRTLGMALEGLRDLSVIATAPQRRLAIKTFVRNENKGTIREAVMRELKRGGQIYFLHNEVETIENRRQALEELLPEARIAVAHGQMPERELERVMRDFVAQRHNVLLCSTIIETGIDVPTANTIVISRADKFGLAQLHQLRGRVGRSHHQAYAYLLVPDIEGLTKQAQQRLDAIQAMEELGSGFYLAMHDLEIRGAGEVLGDSQSGNMMEVGFQLYNEMLAEAVRSLKAGKEPDLLSPTGFFGANTEINLHTPALLPDGYCPDVHVRLNLYKRLATAEKLDKVDALLEEVTDRFGKLPTQGQSLFDLHRLRLQARPYGIVKIDAAPGVMNIHFRPNPPIDPVRIIELVQKNRNVKLAGNDKLRIERAFPEAKDRVQYVRDVLRGLGQPLAAT from the coding sequence ATGCAGCTCCCCTCCATCGCCCCCGGCAAGCGTTACACCGTCCCCCGTCCGATTGGCTCGGCCGATGCGCTGCTGCTGGCGCGCTTCGCCCAGGCGCGCCGTGCCGAGCAGCGGCTGCTGGCGGTGGTCTGTGCCGAGCCGGCCGATGCGCAGCGCCTGCCCGATGAGCTGGCCTTCTTCGCGCCGGAGCTGCGCGTGGCGGTGTTCCCGGACTGGGAGACGCTGGCCTACGACAGCTTCAGCCCGCACCAGGACCTGATCTCCGAGCGCCTGGCCACGCTGTGGCGCGTGCTGCAGGGCCCACAACGTGGCGAGGTCGACGTGGTGCTGCTGCCGGCCACCACTGCGCTGACCCGGCTCGCGCCCCCCGGCTTCATGGCCGGCTACACCTTCCACTTCAAGCAGAAGCAGCAGCTCGACGAGGCGGCGCTGAAGCGCCAGCTCACGCTGGCGGGCTACCAACATGTCGGCCAAGTGGTGTCGCCCGGCGAATACGCGGTGCGCGGCGGTCTGATCGACCTCTACCCGATGGGCTCGCCGGTGCCCTACCGGGTGGACCTGTTCGACAACGAGATCGACTCGATCCGCGTCTTCGACCCCGACAGCCAGCGCAGCCTCTACCCGGTGCCCGAGGTGCGGCTGCTGCCAGGCCGCGAATTCCCGATGGACGACGCGGCGCGCACGGCCTTCCGCGCCCGCTGGCGCGAGCGCATGGACGGCGATCCGACCCGCTCGCGCATCTACAAGGACATGGCCGCTGGCGTGGCCACCGCGGGCATCGAGTACTACCTGCCACTGTTCTTCGACGAGACGGCCACCTTCTTCGACTACCTGGGCGAGACGGCCGCCTTGGCCCTGCACGGCGAGGTGGACGAGGCGCTGAACCGCTTCTGGGGCGAAACCCGCGAGCGCCACAAGTTCCTGCAGCACGACCCGGAGCGGCCGGTGCTGCCGCCCGAGGCGATCTACCTGCGCCCGGAGGACTTCTACGCCCGCTGCAACCGGCATGCGCAGCTGTCGATCCGCGGTAGCGAACCGGTCGGTCATGGGAATGAAGCCGCAGCTGCGGCTTCATGGGCCCGCCCCCTGCCCGACCTGAGCGTGCAGCGCGGCGGCACCGACCCGCTCAAGCGGCTGGAAGACCACCTGGTGCGCATCGGCCAGCGCGGGGCCACGGGCGGCACGGCCGAGGGCCAGGCGCCCACCCGCGTGCTGCTGCTGGCCGAGAGCGCCGGGCGGCGCGAGAGCCTGCTGGAGCTGCTGCGCGACCACCGGCTGGAGCCGCCCGCGGTGGACAGCCTCGCCGCCTTCCTGGCTGGCGACCACGCCTATGCGATTGCCACCGCACCGCTCGCCGCGGGCTTCTTCTGGACCGACGCTGCCCCCGGGTTCGGCATCCAGTTCGTCACCGAAACCGAGCTCTTCGACGCCACGCCCACCGCACGGCGGCGCCGCAAGCAGGAGGCCACCAGCGACGTCGATGCGCTGATCAAGGACCTCTCCGAGCTGAAGATCGGCGACCCGGTGGTGCACGCCAACCACGGCATCGGCCGCTACCGGGGGCTGGTGAACATCGAGCTGGGCCCGGACGGCAGCTCGGAGTTCCTGCACCTGGAGTACGCCGACAAGGCCACGCTGTACGTGCCGGTGAGCCAGCTGCAGCTCATCAGCCGCTACACCGGCGTCTCGGCCGAAGAGGCGCCGCTGCACAAGCTGGGCTCGGGCCAGTGGGAAAAGGCCAAGCGAAAGGCGGCCGAGCAGGTGCGCGACGCCGCGGCCGAGCTGCTCAACCTCTACGCGCGCCGCGCCGCGCGCGAGGGTTTTGCCTTCCGCTACTCGCCGCAGGACTACGAGGCCTTTGCCGCCAGCTTCGGCTTCGAGGAAACGTCCGACCAGGCCGCCGCGATCCACGCCGTGATCCAGGACATGATCAGCCCGCGGCCGATGGACCGGCTGGTCTGCGGCGACGTGGGCTTCGGCAAGACCGAGGTGGCGCTGCGCGCGGCCTTCGTGGCGGTCACCGGCGGCAAGCAGGTCGCCGTGCTCGCCCCCACCACGCTGCTGGCCGAACAGCACTGCCAGACCTTTGCCGATCGCTTTGCGCAGTGGCCGGTGAAGGTGGCCGAGATGAGCCGCTTCCGCTCCCCCAAGGAGATCAAGACGGCCATGGAAGGCCTGGCCGCAGGCACGGTGGACATCGTGGTCGGCACGCACAAGCTGCTGAGTGCGGACACCAAGTTCAAGAACCTGGGCCTCTTGATCATCGACGAGGAGCACCGCTTCGGCGTGCGCCACAAGGAGCAGATGAAGGCGCTGCGCGCCGAGGTGGACGTGCTGACGCTCACCGCCACGCCCATCCCGCGCACGCTGGGCATGGCGCTGGAAGGCCTGCGCGACCTGAGCGTGATCGCCACCGCGCCGCAGCGCCGCCTGGCAATCAAGACCTTCGTGCGCAACGAGAACAAGGGCACCATCCGCGAGGCGGTGATGCGCGAGCTCAAGCGCGGCGGGCAGATCTACTTCCTGCACAACGAGGTGGAGACGATCGAGAACCGCCGCCAGGCGCTGGAAGAGTTGCTGCCCGAGGCGCGCATCGCGGTGGCGCACGGCCAGATGCCCGAGCGGGAGCTGGAGCGGGTGATGCGCGACTTCGTCGCCCAGCGCCACAACGTGCTGCTGTGCTCGACCATCATCGAGACCGGCATCGACGTGCCCACGGCCAACACCATCGTCATCAGCCGCGCCGACAAGTTCGGCCTCGCCCAGCTGCACCAGCTGCGCGGGCGCGTGGGCCGCAGCCACCACCAGGCCTATGCCTACCTGCTGGTGCCCGACATCGAGGGCCTGACCAAGCAGGCCCAGCAGCGCCTGGACGCGATCCAGGCGATGGAGGAGCTGGGCAGCGGCTTCTACCTTGCGATGCACGACCTGGAGATCCGCGGCGCCGGCGAGGTGCTGGGCGACAGCCAGAGCGGCAACATGATGGAGGTGGGCTTCCAGCTCTACAACGAGATGCTGGCCGAGGCCGTGCGATCACTGAAGGCCGGCAAGGAGCCGGACCTGCTCTCGCCCACCGGCTTCTTCGGCGCCAACACCGAGATCAACCTGCACACCCCCGCGCTGCTGCCCGACGGCTACTGCCCCGACGTGCACGTGCGCCTGAACCTCTACAAGCGCCTGGCCACGGCCGAGAAGCTCGACAAGGTCGATGCGCTGCTCGAAGAGGTGACCGACCGCTTCGGCAAGCTGCCTACGCAGGGCCAGTCGCTGTTCGACCTGCACCGCCTGCGCCTGCAGGCCCGGCCCTATGGCATCGTCAAGATCGACGCCGCGCCGGGCGTGATGAACATCCACTTCCGCCCCAACCCGCCCATCGACCCGGTGCGCATCATCGAGCTGGTGCAGAAGAACAGGAACGTCAAGCTCGCCGGCAACGACAAGCTGCGCATCGAGCGGGCCTTCCCGGAGGCCAAGGACCGGGTGCAGTACGTGCGCGATGTGCTGCGGGGGCTGGGGCAGCCGCTGGCTGCGACTTGA